The DNA window CCTACGTCCCCAGCGACTTCCGCTAGCGCCTGGGAGCCGCATGGGATCGCCATGGAGCACATCCGAGAGTGAACGGAGGACGGCATGACGTCGCCTTGTCCCCGCTACATCGTGCTGCTGAAGCCCCAGATCGCCGACTCGGAGGGCCACCCCGAACACGGGGCCGCGCTGCGCTCCGCGACGGTCGAGGCCACCGGGGTGGAGGGTGTGAGCGGCTTCCCGCGCTATGAGGGGGACGGCGTCCAGGCGGACATCGACCCGGAGACGCGCACGGTGGAAGCGGTGACCATCGACGGGGACGAGCTGCCCTACGGATGGGTGGTGGAGGTCGCCGAGGCGCCGCACGACGCCTGACGGCCAGGCGCGTCGGCCGCTCAGCGGGAGGGGCTCTCGCCGGGGGAGCCGCCCATCATCCGCAGCATCGCGGACCCTCCGGTGCGCAGGAACCGCGCCAGCAGCGCGCCTGTGAGGAGCAGGAACGCGAGGTTCAGCCAGGTCGTGTAGTCCCAGGTGACGCCCCCGGCGGGGATCCGCGCCGCCGCCTGGTCGGGGATGAGGCCGAGGCCGCCGAAGAGGAGCTCCACCGTGTATCCGGCGACGGCCATGGCGGCATAGAAGGTGACCAGCAGGAAGAGCGCGGTCCTGCCGCCGTAGTACTTCCGGTAGATGTGCAGGATCGGCAGGATCAGCAGGTCGGCGAAGATGAAGGCGACCACACCGCCGAAGCTGATCCCGCCCTTCCACAGCACCACGGCCAGCGGCACATTGCCGATGGAGCAGACGAACGAGACGATCGCGACCAGCGGACCGATCAGCGGCCCCCACACCTTGGCGGCCAGCGGGTGGCCGACGAAGAAGAACGAGCGCCAGAACGAGTCCGGGACCCAGGCGGCGACGGCCCCCGCGATCAGCAGGCCGATGACCAGGTCCCGCAGGATCGCGGCCCACTCCATGACGAAGACATGGGACACGGCGGTGAACCCCTCGCCGGAGAGCAGCCTCCGGGTGAAGGAGCCGGACCGCCGTACGGACATGTCCATCGCCGCATGGCCCTCCATGGAGCCGGCCAGCCCCCGGTCGGCCTGTCTGCGCGCCTCGGCCAGCAGCCGCCGGCTCAGGAAGAGACGGAACAGCACCGCCAGCACCGTGATCATCACCGGGCCGCCGATGAACTCCGCCACGGTGAACTGCCAGCCCATCAGCAGCGCCAGGATCACCCCCAGCTCGACCACGAGGTTGGTGGAGGCGATCTCGAACGCCATGGCGGCGGTGAAGTCCGCCCCCTTGCGGAAGAGCGAACGGGCCAGCGCGACCGCCGCATAGGAGCAGGACGACGACGCCATGCCCAGCGCAGAGGCCACCACCAGGGTCCGGGGGCGGTCGTCGCCGAGCAGCCGGACGACGGTGGACTTGCGCACCACCGCCTGGACGACCGCCGAGAGCGCGAAGCCCAGGATCAGCGCCCAGCCGATCTCCCAGGCCATCGCGCCGGTGATCGACAAGGCGTGCAGGACCGCATGCATGGCATCCGCCCTTCCGGTGGGGTTCTGCGGCTTCCCGTCCGGCCATGCGTACCCCGGCAGATCACCTGCGCACCGGCGGACTGCCGGGGCTCCGCCCGGCGGCGGGCCCCCGCCCGCTCATCTGCAACCGATCACGATGCCCGCCGTGCCGAACAGGGCGAGCTGGAAGGTACCGGCGATGCGGCAGCCCACCGCGTACAGCGGTGCGGCGCTGATCACGGCGACGGCGGTGAGGATCCACATGGTCTGCCACGCCACATCCGGCGCCGCCGGGTTGTGGAAGGAGCCTGCCTCCGCCCAGGGCCCCATACCGGCGGTGAACCCCAGACAGCCGACGATCAGCAGATTGAGGGGGAGCAGACCTGCGGCGATCAGGCCGTCGGTGCCCCACGACGACGGGGACCCGTTCACCGCGCCTCCCGCCGGTGGTGCAGGGGACGGCGGGAGGGGAACGCGGGGCGCAGCGGTCTGATGGTGCGGAACATATCGATAACGATGGCGTCGGCAGGTCTCTTGGTTGCGTCCGCCGACCGGATGGGTCCATTCCTCGGCCGTCGCACGGCGACGGGTCACCAGGGCACGGGCCCGTGGTCGTCGAAGAACCCTGCCGTCGGTCCGTCGCTGTCCAGGGTCGCCAGCTCCACGGCGATCCGGGCACCCTGCGCCGCCGTGCGGTCCCCCTTGTGGTCGTTGATGTCCGTGGCGCACAGCCCCGGCGCGCACACATTGACCTTGATCGGGGTGTCCCGCAGCTCCCGGGCGTAGTGCACCGTGACCGCGTTCAGCGCCGACTTGGAGCTGTTGTAGGCCAGAAAGAGCGGCAGCGTCGAATCCGGCGCCAGCAATCTCTCCAGCGACCCCAGACCGCTGGAGAGATTGACGATCCGGCCGGCCGGAGAGCGCCTGAGCAGCGGCAGCATCGCCCGGGTCACGGTGACGACCCCGAAGACATTGGTCTCATAGACGGTCCGCATCGCGTCCGTGGTCGTCGTACTCGGCGTGGTGCTGCGGTCGACGGTGATACCGGCATTGTTCACCAGCACATCCAGGCGGCCGAACTCGTCGGAGATCCGCCGCGCGGCGGCGGCCACCGACTGCTCGTCGGTGACGTCCAGCCGCAGGGGGCGGACATCCAGCCCCTCGGCGGCCAGCTCGGCCACGGCCCGTTCGCCGCGCTGCTCATCGCGGGAGGAGGCCAGCACCGTGAGGCCCAGCTGCGCCAGCCCCCGGGCGATCTCCCGGCCGATGCCCTTGTTGGCTCCGGTGACCAGGGCCACCGCTGAATTCGTCATGGGGGGAAGTGCACCACCCCGGGCACACTCCGGGTCGAGCGGCACGCCCAGCGGGGTCCCCTCATGCCGCACTCGGGCGAACTGCGGGGCGCCGGTCGGCGCGGGCGACGCGACGGCGCTGCCGCGATCCGACCGGCGGAGGAGCCGGAGAACGGCCGCTGCCGTGCCGCCGGCCACCCCATGCCAGGCCCTACCGCTTCACGCCCACCCCGCCGTACAGGGAGATCACCTCCGAGCCCTTGGGCACCTCGCCGTCCGGCCGCCACCACGGCGCCTGCACCAGACCCGGCTCCACCGGTTCCGTCCCGGCGAAGAACGCCTCCACCGCCTGCCGGTCGCGGGGCAGGAACGGCGCCGTCGCGCGGTTGTACACGTCCTTGCCCATCGCGACCGCCTCCCGTGACGCATAGTCCGAGGTCGCATGGGTCAGGATCAGGGCGGACCCGGACGGCAGCGGGTCCAGCAGCGCCCGCACAATCTCCGCCGGCTCCTCCTCGTCCCGTACGAAGTGCAGAATCGCGACCAGCATCAGCGCCACCGGCCGGTCGAAGTCCAGCAGCTTCCGCGCCTCGGCCGTGATCGCCGCCGGGTCGCGCAGGTCCCCCAGCATGACCTGGGTGCGCTGCCCCTCGTCCGCGTGCGCCAGCAGCGCACGGGCATGGCTCAGCACGATCGGGTCGTTGTCGACGTAGAGCACCCGCGCGTCCGGCGCCACCTCGTGGGCCACCTCATTGGTGTTGCCCTGGGTCGGAATGCCGGTGCCCACGTCCAGGAACTGCCGGATCCCCAACTCGCCCGCCACATGGCGGACCGCGCGCCCCAGGAAGGCCCGGTTCGCCAACGCCGTGACCCGGGAGGCCGGATAGGCCTGGATGACCGCCTCCGCCGCCTCCCGGTCCGCCGGGAAGTTGTCCTTCCCGCCCAGGTAGTAGTCGTACATGCGGGCGGGGTGCGCCACATCGGTCCGCAGATCCCCGGGCACCCTACCCTCCCACTCCTGCCAGTCCTGCTCGGCCATCGCCAAGTCCCCTCCTTCTGCACGGGTTTCCGGATTCGGCGAGCCTACCGGCCAGGGGCGTCGCTCCGCTGGACATGATCGCGAATGGGCCTTCGCCCCGGGTACGGAGGCGCACCGCACGGCCGTCCCGCAGGGGTGCGCCGCCGCGCGGGCACGGAGATGATGGATGGCGACCGACCACCGAGGCCCGGGACGGAGGGCCGGATGCGCCCGCACAGGCACGCCGCCGACGCCCTGCTGGCGCTGGTCAGCCGCGACTGGGCGGGGCTGCCCGTCGCCCTGCTGCTCGCGGCGGTCGGCGGGTGGTGCGCCGCCCTGGGCCCGACCTGGACGACGGTGCTCGGCGGCGTGCTGCTCGGCCTGGCCGTGCTGACGGGGGCAGGGTCCCTGCGCCATCTCCGCCACGTCGCCCGGGTGCTGGCGAGATACCCCGCGCCGGGCCGCCTGGTGGACGTGGGCGGCCACCGTATGCACGTCCTGGCCGAAGGCCGCGCCGGGGGCAGGCCGACGGTGGTGTGGATGCCCGGCGGCCACTCGCCCGGTCATGAACTGCACCACCTGCACGCGGCGCTGCGGGAGGAGACCCGCTCGGTCCTGGTCGACCGGCCGGGCTCGGGATGGAGCGACATCGGCCCCTTCCCCCGGACGACGGCGACCGAGGCGGACGAACTGCTCACCGCCCTGGAGAAGGCCGGTGAGCGAGGGCCCTTTGTGCTGGTCGGCCACTCCCTCGGCGGCCTGCTGGTCGCCAACGCCGCCAGACGCCGCCCGGACCTCGTGGCCGCACTGGTCCTGCTCGACCCCACACCCCCCGATGTCATCACCTATGGGCCGTCCACTCCACTGCTGGCGCGGAGCCGCAGCGACTCGCTGCGGAGCGCGCTGCGCTGCCTCTTCGGCATCCACGGCGCGGGCCGGAAGAGCCCGTCAGGCGAGCCGGGCGAGCCGGACGAGGTGCTGCGGGCGCTGGCGTCCAGGGCCCGATCCGGCTGCGCCACCGCGTCGATCTACCGGGAGCTGTCGCCCACCGGGATGGCCGAGGTCGGCTGGCAGACCATGGTGTACGACGGCGACCTCGGCGACCTGCCGGTGGTCCTGGTCACCCCGGGGGACCTGACGGGAGGCGAGGAGGCGCTGAACGGCGGTCATGACGCCACGGAGGCCGAGCGGCTGCGCCGGTTCTACCTCGCCACCAGGAGCCGGTTCCTGGCGACCTCGACCGCCGCCCGACGGATCTGCACGCCTGCGGGCACCGGCCACAACTTCCCTCATGAGGCGCCCGAGTTCGTTGTCGGGGTGGTGCGGACGGTGCTGGGTGAGCTCCATAAGGAGCAGCCGGAAGCAGGGGCCGGGTAAAGCGGACCGGTCAATCGGTGATTGTTGCGTATGTCAGCTTCCATGGGTGCAGTAGCAGGGTGCCGGAGCATGGAATCGGAGTTGCGGCCGCGGTCGGTCATTCCGGGCCGACAGCGCTGGGGCGTCGGAATTCTCCTTGGCAGCCCCCGTATCGCGGAACTCCTCGCGGCTGTGCTCCGGAGAACACCGGGTATCACAACGGTGCGGGCGAATCCGGTCACCGGGCGGGTGCTCATCCTGTATGACACCGCGCTGAGCCCGCCCTGCTCGGGGGCGGCGGGCTGCTGCGGCGCCCCTGGGGTGAGCCCGGGGGCGGTGGCAGCGGCGACGGCGGTCGTCACCGGACCGCCGCACCGGCCGCGACGCCGTCGGCTCCCCGGCTACCTCTCCATGCTCAATCCCAAGCCGAAGTGACGGACGGCAGCCCGCCGGGGCCGCTCTGCCCCGGCGGGCGTGGTGTGGCGTCTGCCTAGTCGGGCAGCACCGGAAGCGCCGAAGGCGCCGGAGGCACCGAGAGCGCCGGGAGCAGTCGCGGCGCCCGCGCCGGGATGGCGCCGCTGCCACCGCAGAGGGCCTCGTCGGCCAGGGCGTTGAGCGCGCTGTTCAGCGCCCGGCCGTCCCCGTTGGTCGGCGGGTTGTACGACAGCGCGAGCCGGCGGCGGCCGTCGGCGGTGCCGATCACCAGCGAGCCGTACCCGGGAATGCTCCCGGGATGCCCCCAGGCCGTGCCGCACCGCGTGGTGTAGCGCATCAGACCCAGCCCGTAGCCGGAGCCGCCGCCGAGGTCGACCGTGGTGGTCATCTCGCGCAGCGCGGCCGGTCGGAGCAGCCGCCCGCTCAGCAGGGCGGCGTTGAAGCGGGCCAGGTCGGTGGTGGTGGAGATCACCTCTCCGGCGGCCCCGGCGACGGACGGGTTCATCAGGGTGGTGTCGACCGGCTCGCCGTCCACGTCCAGGTAGCCGTGGGCGTGCGGGCCCGGGATCGACCGCGAGGTGCCGGGCAGCGTGGTGTGCCGCAGCCCGAGCGGACGCAGGATGCGCCGGGTGATCTCCGAGGCGTACGACCGGCCGGTGACCTTCTCGATCAGCATCCCGGCCAGGATGTAGCCGGTGTTGGAGTAGTGCCAGCCGGTCCCGGGCCGGAAGTACGGCCGGTGGCCTGCGGCCAGCGCGGCGATCCGCTGCGGTGTCCAGGTCTGCCAGCGGCCCCGGGCCAGCCAGGCGCGGGTGGCCGCCGGGTCGGTGATGTCGGGGAGCACCCGGGTGTCCTCGGTGTAGTTGTAGATCCCGGCGGTGTGGTTGAGGACCTGGCGGACGGTGGGGGACCCGGCCCCGGGGAGGACGCCGGGCAGATAGCGGGCGAGCGGGTCGTCCAGCCGGATCCGGCCCTCCTGCACCAGTTGGAGCACCACCGTCGCGGTGAAGGTCTTGGTGATGCTCCCGATCCGGAACCGCCCGTCGGCCCGGGCCGGGGCGCCGGTGGCCAGGTCGGCGGTGCCGGCCGCACCGCTCCAGCGGCCCGTACCCTCCCTCACCTCGGCCAGTACCGCCGTGGAGCCCGCCGCCACCATGGCGTCGAGTCGCCGTTGCAGGGCCACCGCGCGCGGCGGCGAGGCCACCGCGGCCCGGGTGGCCGCCGCCCTCGGGGCGGCGTACGCGGTCGTGGCGGGCAGCAGCAGCGGCAGCGCGGTGGCGGTGGCGGCCAGCAGGCCGACGGCGACCCGGACGGTATGGCGGGCGGCGCGGCGGTCGGGCGCGGGCGCGGGCGTGGGCGGTCGGACGGTCATATATCCCCCTCGGTGGGCCGGATGAAGACGGCTCACCCCTAGCCTGGGGCACGGCACGGCTCCTCCGGTATCGCCCTGGAGTGTCGGACACCGCCTGGTACCCGGGGTTGACGACCGCCGCGCCGGTCGTCAGCCTCGGCCGCGCGGACCGTTTCTGACGGACCGTAGGATGACGAACTTGGGATTGCTCGCGACGATCTCGCAGTTGCCGAAGAGCCGCCGCAGCTTGATGTGGTACCCGAGGTGGCGGTTGCCGACGACCCAGAGCTCGCCGCCGGGGCGGAGTGCGTCGCGCGACCCGGTGAACATGCGCCAGGCCGTTGCGTCGGTCGTCGCCTGGTGGGTGTGGAAGGGCGGATTGTTCAGTACCAGGTCCACCGTCCCGGCCGGTACGCCTGCCAGGCCGTCGCCCACCAGGAACTCCGCCCTGCCGTCCGACTCGACGTTCGCCCGGAAGGTGGCCTCCGCCGACGCCACCGCCTGGTAGGACTCGTCGGCGAAGAGCACCCGGGCCTCGGGGTTGGCCAGCGCCGCCGCCGTGCCGACCACGCCATTGCCGCAGCCCAGGTCGGCGATGCGCTCGGGGCCGCGATGCTGCGGCAGATGCTGGAGGAAGAACCGGGTGCCGATGTCGAGGCGTTCGGCGCAGAAGACGCCCGCGTGGTTGGTGACGGTCCGGCCCGACATCGCCCCGATGCCGCTGGGTAGCGCATGGCTGCGCGGCCATGGGCTGCCGACCCGGGCGAGCCCGGGGTCCGGGGTGCAGAAGATGAGCCGTGCCTTCTTCGCCGCCAGGGAGGTCCGGGTCGGCCCGAGGATCTGCTCGAAGAGCTTCAAGGTCGAGGTGTGGATCTCGGTGACCATCCCGGTGCCCACGACGACGGTGTCCGGGTGGACACCGGGGGCCAGGCGGTGCAGCTGGTCCTCCAGGAGGGCCAGGCTCTTGGGGACCCGGATCAGCAGCACGTCGATGCGGTCCG is part of the Peterkaempfera bronchialis genome and encodes:
- a CDS encoding permease; the encoded protein is MHAVLHALSITGAMAWEIGWALILGFALSAVVQAVVRKSTVVRLLGDDRPRTLVVASALGMASSSCSYAAVALARSLFRKGADFTAAMAFEIASTNLVVELGVILALLMGWQFTVAEFIGGPVMITVLAVLFRLFLSRRLLAEARRQADRGLAGSMEGHAAMDMSVRRSGSFTRRLLSGEGFTAVSHVFVMEWAAILRDLVIGLLIAGAVAAWVPDSFWRSFFFVGHPLAAKVWGPLIGPLVAIVSFVCSIGNVPLAVVLWKGGISFGGVVAFIFADLLILPILHIYRKYYGGRTALFLLVTFYAAMAVAGYTVELLFGGLGLIPDQAAARIPAGGVTWDYTTWLNLAFLLLTGALLARFLRTGGSAMLRMMGGSPGESPSR
- a CDS encoding SDR family oxidoreductase gives rise to the protein MTNSAVALVTGANKGIGREIARGLAQLGLTVLASSRDEQRGERAVAELAAEGLDVRPLRLDVTDEQSVAAAARRISDEFGRLDVLVNNAGITVDRSTTPSTTTTDAMRTVYETNVFGVVTVTRAMLPLLRRSPAGRIVNLSSGLGSLERLLAPDSTLPLFLAYNSSKSALNAVTVHYARELRDTPIKVNVCAPGLCATDINDHKGDRTAAQGARIAVELATLDSDGPTAGFFDDHGPVPW
- a CDS encoding SAM-dependent methyltransferase; translated protein: MAEQDWQEWEGRVPGDLRTDVAHPARMYDYYLGGKDNFPADREAAEAVIQAYPASRVTALANRAFLGRAVRHVAGELGIRQFLDVGTGIPTQGNTNEVAHEVAPDARVLYVDNDPIVLSHARALLAHADEGQRTQVMLGDLRDPAAITAEARKLLDFDRPVALMLVAILHFVRDEEEPAEIVRALLDPLPSGSALILTHATSDYASREAVAMGKDVYNRATAPFLPRDRQAVEAFFAGTEPVEPGLVQAPWWRPDGEVPKGSEVISLYGGVGVKR
- a CDS encoding alpha/beta fold hydrolase; this translates as MRPHRHAADALLALVSRDWAGLPVALLLAAVGGWCAALGPTWTTVLGGVLLGLAVLTGAGSLRHLRHVARVLARYPAPGRLVDVGGHRMHVLAEGRAGGRPTVVWMPGGHSPGHELHHLHAALREETRSVLVDRPGSGWSDIGPFPRTTATEADELLTALEKAGERGPFVLVGHSLGGLLVANAARRRPDLVAALVLLDPTPPDVITYGPSTPLLARSRSDSLRSALRCLFGIHGAGRKSPSGEPGEPDEVLRALASRARSGCATASIYRELSPTGMAEVGWQTMVYDGDLGDLPVVLVTPGDLTGGEEALNGGHDATEAERLRRFYLATRSRFLATSTAARRICTPAGTGHNFPHEAPEFVVGVVRTVLGELHKEQPEAGAG
- a CDS encoding HMA2 domain-containing protein, with the protein product MESELRPRSVIPGRQRWGVGILLGSPRIAELLAAVLRRTPGITTVRANPVTGRVLILYDTALSPPCSGAAGCCGAPGVSPGAVAAATAVVTGPPHRPRRRRLPGYLSMLNPKPK
- a CDS encoding serine hydrolase domain-containing protein is translated as MTVRPPTPAPAPDRRAARHTVRVAVGLLAATATALPLLLPATTAYAAPRAAATRAAVASPPRAVALQRRLDAMVAAGSTAVLAEVREGTGRWSGAAGTADLATGAPARADGRFRIGSITKTFTATVVLQLVQEGRIRLDDPLARYLPGVLPGAGSPTVRQVLNHTAGIYNYTEDTRVLPDITDPAATRAWLARGRWQTWTPQRIAALAAGHRPYFRPGTGWHYSNTGYILAGMLIEKVTGRSYASEITRRILRPLGLRHTTLPGTSRSIPGPHAHGYLDVDGEPVDTTLMNPSVAGAAGEVISTTTDLARFNAALLSGRLLRPAALREMTTTVDLGGGSGYGLGLMRYTTRCGTAWGHPGSIPGYGSLVIGTADGRRRLALSYNPPTNGDGRALNSALNALADEALCGGSGAIPARAPRLLPALSVPPAPSALPVLPD
- a CDS encoding methyltransferase, whose product is MNRLTTSWGAFDLTRFPEDPRDRLRAWDAADEYLLRHLQGIDAEPVDLSGSVVVVGDRWGALVTSLADHRPTQITDSFLTRQATRANLARSGVDPGGVRLLSTRDTPPDRIDVLLIRVPKSLALLEDQLHRLAPGVHPDTVVVGTGMVTEIHTSTLKLFEQILGPTRTSLAAKKARLIFCTPDPGLARVGSPWPRSHALPSGIGAMSGRTVTNHAGVFCAERLDIGTRFFLQHLPQHRGPERIADLGCGNGVVGTAAALANPEARVLFADESYQAVASAEATFRANVESDGRAEFLVGDGLAGVPAGTVDLVLNNPPFHTHQATTDATAWRMFTGSRDALRPGGELWVVGNRHLGYHIKLRRLFGNCEIVASNPKFVILRSVRNGPRGRG